The genomic stretch CGGACGAGCGCAAGCGCCTCGAAGGCCGCCTTCGTGCGGGGCAGCGGCGCACCCGGTGCGAGCTTGAACGCATCGTCGACGCTGCGTGGCAAGACGTTCGGGAGTTGAGGCGGGCGCGCATCGCCGCCCTGGCCCGGCGCATGCCGCGATGCCTCGCCGGAGGAGTGCGAGGCTCCCTCGAATGGGGGGTGCTGCCGGCGGTGGGGCCGTTCAGAATTCGGCTTCCACTCAGAGGGCGACATCATGAGCAGCTCGAATCGAAAGACCGCCAGCTTCGGGGTTCCTTGGGAAAAGGCGTATGGCTACGTGCAGGCCGTACGCTTGAACAACACCATCTACGTCTCCGGCCAGCTTTCGCACACCCCGCAGGGCGAGCTCGTCGCTCCGGCAGCGCTGGGCGCGGACGGCAAGCCCGCGGACTTCTCGACCATGGAAGCGCAGATGAAGCGCACCTACGAGAATGCCGAGGTGCTGCTGGCCGAACTGGGCGCGACCATGGCGGACGTGGTGGAAGAAACGCTGTTCGTGCTCGACGTTCCGTCTGCCTTCGCAGCCAGTTCGAAGGTGCGGCCGCTGGTCTACAAGCAGGCGGTGCCGCAGGTTGCCAGCAATCTGATCGGCGTGTCTGCCTTGGCCTTCCCCGAGCAGCTGATCGAGATTGCATTCAGGGCGGAAGTCCAGGGCTGAGCCCGGCCGCGCGCTCGCATCGGCGAGCCGTTGCCGGCTACGCCGAAGCGCCCAGCGACGCCTGTGCCAGATGGGCGAGCTGGCGTGCGGCGACGATCAGCCCGTCGATGACGAACTCGCCCACGTGTTCATCGTCTTCGGCGGCATGGCGCGATCGTTCGGCGGCATGCAGCAGGTCCAGCACCACGCTCAGCCCGCGCAGCGAGCGGCTGAGCGCCGCCAGGTCGCAAGGCGTGGTGAACGAATCGCGGGCGCGGGTCCAAGTCTAGCGCAGCGCC from Archangium lipolyticum encodes the following:
- a CDS encoding RidA family protein, with protein sequence MSSSNRKTASFGVPWEKAYGYVQAVRLNNTIYVSGQLSHTPQGELVAPAALGADGKPADFSTMEAQMKRTYENAEVLLAELGATMADVVEETLFVLDVPSAFAASSKVRPLVYKQAVPQVASNLIGVSALAFPEQLIEIAFRAEVQG